Proteins from a single region of Longimicrobium sp.:
- a CDS encoding leucyl aminopeptidase, which produces MNVSVLRGELASLETPLLAVPVFEGNGADPAVQALDLALGGLIAAVRERGDLRGKEGESVTLYPAGGSVAAQRVLVIGLGKPDSLTPEKLRRAGGTAARQAARARAASVTFALPASSVDSGDAARAVTEGVVLGSYSFTELKSRADDAPAPVELADLAIAVPAEADEAAVAEGARVGSVVASAENFARNLGNLPGNVVTPTRLAEVAGDISTRFGMKLTVLGPREMEAEGMGALLAVARGTDEEPRLIVLEHRGGADGDRPLVLVGKGLTFDAGGISIKPAAGMEEMKFDMCGGAAVLGAMHAIGELGVKANVVGIVPSSENLLGGKAMKPGDIFRAASGKTIEVVNTDAEGRLILADALHYAKRFDPVAMLDAATLTGACVIALGHQASGIMGNDEALLDEVKRAGDRTGERCWPLPMFDEYRDQIKSDYADIKNSGGRPAGTITAAWFLREFVGDTPWVHLDVAGTAYGDGKLAYLSKGSTGAPTRLFVEWVLSRAG; this is translated from the coding sequence CGCCGTGCAGGCGCTGGACCTGGCGCTCGGCGGGCTGATCGCCGCCGTGCGCGAGCGCGGCGACCTGCGCGGCAAGGAGGGCGAGTCCGTCACCCTCTACCCCGCCGGCGGCTCCGTCGCCGCCCAGCGTGTGCTGGTAATCGGCCTGGGCAAGCCCGACTCGCTCACCCCCGAGAAGCTGCGCAGGGCCGGCGGCACCGCGGCCCGGCAGGCGGCCAGGGCCCGCGCGGCGAGCGTCACCTTCGCCCTCCCCGCTTCGTCCGTCGACTCGGGGGATGCGGCGCGCGCGGTAACGGAGGGCGTGGTGCTCGGCTCCTACTCCTTCACCGAGCTGAAGTCCCGCGCGGACGACGCGCCGGCGCCGGTCGAGCTGGCGGACCTCGCGATCGCCGTCCCCGCCGAGGCGGACGAGGCGGCGGTGGCGGAAGGGGCGCGCGTCGGCTCCGTCGTCGCGTCGGCCGAGAACTTCGCGCGCAACCTGGGGAACCTTCCCGGCAACGTGGTCACGCCCACGCGCCTGGCCGAGGTGGCGGGCGACATCTCCACCCGCTTCGGGATGAAGCTGACCGTCCTGGGGCCCAGGGAGATGGAGGCCGAAGGGATGGGCGCCCTGCTGGCCGTCGCCCGGGGGACGGACGAGGAGCCGCGGCTCATCGTCCTCGAGCACCGCGGGGGCGCGGACGGGGATCGCCCGCTGGTCCTGGTGGGGAAGGGGCTGACCTTCGACGCGGGCGGCATCTCCATCAAGCCGGCGGCGGGGATGGAGGAGATGAAGTTCGACATGTGCGGCGGCGCGGCCGTTCTCGGCGCCATGCACGCGATCGGCGAGCTGGGCGTGAAGGCGAACGTCGTCGGCATCGTCCCCTCGTCCGAGAACCTGCTGGGTGGCAAGGCGATGAAGCCGGGCGACATCTTCCGCGCCGCGTCGGGGAAGACCATCGAGGTGGTGAACACCGACGCCGAGGGGCGGCTGATCCTGGCCGACGCGCTGCACTACGCCAAGCGCTTCGACCCGGTGGCCATGCTCGACGCGGCCACGCTGACCGGCGCCTGCGTGATCGCGCTGGGCCACCAGGCCTCGGGGATCATGGGGAACGACGAGGCGCTGCTGGACGAGGTGAAGCGGGCGGGCGACCGCACCGGCGAGCGCTGCTGGCCGCTGCCGATGTTCGACGAGTACCGCGACCAGATCAAGAGCGACTACGCCGACATCAAGAACAGCGGCGGCCGTCCGGCGGGCACCATCACCGCCGCCTGGTTCCTGCGCGAGTTCGTGGGCGACACGCCGTGGGTGCACCTGGACGTGGCGGGCACGGCGTATGGGGACGGGAAGCTGGCGTACCTCTCCAAGGGCTCCACCGGCGCCCCCACCCGGCTGTTCGTGGAATGGGTGCTGTCGCGCGCCGGATGA